In Malus sylvestris chromosome 2, drMalSylv7.2, whole genome shotgun sequence, the genomic stretch AAAATCGAATTTAAATTTAGAGTATCTATACTAGTTTACCTTGCTTGTTGATATGTCTCCATCCTTTGTAGAAAACTTGGGTGAGACCTAGCTTGCCATTGTATCATGTTTAAATTTACCTAATCTTCTAATATTAACCATTGACGATGACCTATGGTCATGATTTAATCTTGTTTTGCCCTAAGGAATTAACATTAACGTCTTTACTTTTACACTAAGGCTGCTCAAATGTGTGGAAAAGCTAAATACTTTACTCTTCTCCGAAGGAGGAAGAGTTACAAGATGTGTTACACAAGCTAAGCAAATAATTACAGGAAACCTAATTATAGGGGGTAAAAAGTAATCTAAGCCGAGCAAGGCTCACatcaacactcatcctcaagtcGGTGCATAGATATCACCAATGCCAACTTTGTTGAGTGAGCTATGATAAACTCTACTAAACATATCCTTAGTAAGAACATCTATAAGTTGATCCTCTGActttacaaacaaaaaacaaattaattaagcaTCTAGTTTCTCCTCGATGAAATGTTAATCCACTTCAATATGTTTAGATTGATGTAAAAAGAGAGGATCATGATCGGCCTGCACGATACCAGGCTTAAACATGTTGGAAACGAATACTTCACTCTTCCTGTTTAAGATCAGTAGCTGCAGCCATTGGTTGATGTTGGAGTGAGGGAGGAAAGAGAGGACCCGAGCACGTGGGAAATCTGAGACAAAGCTCAGCGAGAAAAAGACGAAGCTAAGAGCCTAGGAGCAAATACCACAAGAGAGGGAGGGGGAAGGGGTGAGAGAACCGAGAGGGTGAGAAGACGAGATAGGGTAGAGAATAAGGGTGGGTTGCCACTGCACCCTCAGCCAAAGGCAGGGGCGGCCAGTAGGGGGTAGCTTCCTGTATTTATCGACACTATTAGAGCTCTGTTCCAGTGCATAGATAAAAGATTACGTGCTTTTAGTGATCTTCTATCAACACTATTATTCTATGTGTGGCCATTTCCTTATCCTAATCTTTACTCAATCAGTTTCACGAGCAAAGAAATCCACCATCAGGCCAGATTACTTAGCTGATTAACTATTTAACATAAATACAAAGCTCTGATTTAAAACCATTGCTCAGGAGCAACTCATGTTCGAAGAACAAGTgcctaaaatagaaaaaaaaattcatccctCCCCCTTTCTGAAAAGCCAGACAAAGAAGGATAGCCAAGCATCAAACAATTTAACTTCAGACACAATCTCACAATTCAAAAATTActgtttttcaatttcattattatAGCTAGTATCCCGTATGGCAAAGATGTGTTTCTCTCAAGAAAAGTAGTTACTTGACCAATACTACttaaatacatacatacatatacatgtgCATAAGCACACTACAGAAAAGAGTAGTTCGTAATCCACCATCAAAGTCACCTTTGGGCACAACAGCACCCGTTCCCCCTTAAGGGCAAGGCTAAAGGGCGAGATGCGGGTTTAGTGCATTGTGGGAGTGTGGGTTTGTTCACTTGCCCAGCAAAAAAATAGTAATCTAAGCTAGTTTTCCTATCTATTCCAGTATTATTCGCAACTTCGGCCTCTAATAGAATTCAGTACTAGATGTTAAGAGCATGTGGTACGCATCATCAAATGGAACAAACTCgaagaaaaaacataaatcGTTTATCAATGCATAACGACTGTTATGATTCAACCCTCCATCAAATTACAAGAAAAACTATTTGCATACGActcaaaaataaacaaaaccgCCTGATAGTAGACACAACGAACACAAAATAAACATGAAGTTACAACATAAATCACTTAATGCAGAGTAAGTATTAAACATCAACAACTTATTCCGAATCCTCACATGCATTTCTCAAATTGCAATACAAAAGCTAAGCATCAAAACCATATGTAAAGTAAAACAACGGAAAATACActtcaccccccccccccccccccccccccccaaaaaaaaaacccaatttaCCTCCCACTCTCATACCGCTTTGGCCTCCGCCTTAGCATTCCCTCTCTCGACCTTCCTCGCCTCCCCTGAGCAACACCCACCTTcatgatggtgatgatggtggtgatgCCCATGCCCATGCTCGTGCCCATAACTATGTCCATGCACCTTCTTCCCCTTGAGCTCCTTCCTCATATCATACGCATCTTCCCCATCGGCATAGTACTTCGCCTCCACATCATGAATCTTATACCCCAAAGTCCCCGTGTACAAATTGCATGCCGCCCGATTGCTCTTCCTCACGTGAAGCGACACGTATTCCGCCGCGAAAACCTGTTCCATGGCGTTCTGGGCCGCGCTCATGAGCTTGGTGGCGAGGCCGAGTTTGCGGTGGGTGCGGAGGACGGCGAGGGAGGTGATGTGGCCGTGGCACTCGTCGCTCTCCTCCTCCATCTTGGTGAGGACGTAGCCGACGATGCGGCCGTTGTAGTCTTCGGCGACGTAGAGGAGCTGCGGCCATGAGAGGATGTGGAGGAGGTAGTACTTCATCTGGTAGCTCTCAGGGAGGCAGAAGAGGTTGCAGGCTTGCATCGCCAGGAGGTCATTGATGGTGGCCTTGCGTATGCACACCATTTTTGGAGCTTCTGGAGTTTCTAA encodes the following:
- the LOC126598714 gene encoding N-terminal acetyltransferase A complex catalytic subunit NAA10-like is translated as MVCIRKATINDLLAMQACNLFCLPESYQMKYYLLHILSWPQLLYVAEDYNGRIVGYVLTKMEEESDECHGHITSLAVLRTHRKLGLATKLMSAAQNAMEQVFAAEYVSLHVRKSNRAACNLYTGTLGYKIHDVEAKYYADGEDAYDMRKELKGKKVHGHSYGHEHGHGHHHHHHHHEGGCCSGEARKVERGNAKAEAKAV